Proteins from a genomic interval of Flammeovirgaceae bacterium SG7u.111:
- a CDS encoding hydroxymethylglutaryl-CoA reductase, which yields MTIIPSLLLKQLYNRNSLENVNGGIEFALKNRLTDVELLQISEIKINKKGIPLGKVMLDFGKGKVMPITELTKKQPQLFPLRHVIRVFVDGVELEDGKHKIEILFQVKKHGKLHLKVEDSISSGDEHLVRIPRNDLDDYNPKIIKERQNFINSLTESELKHIFSYSFDPTLTQGNCENFTGVAQVPLGFAGPININGEHAKGEFVVPLATSEGTLVASYNRGIKVVNLCGGVKVTVVADAMQRAPVFVFEDARQCKAFVDWVNENMDEIRDHAEATSSIAKLLYVDPYLTNKFVYLRFNYSTGDAAGQNMVGRATFAACSWILDHYEHPVSNFYLESNFATDKKASQINVMRTRGKRVIAEATIKRDVLIQQMRVEPSQLNYHSNISTLGAFFCGANNNGAHSPNAITAIFIATGQDVANVAESSAGIFYSEVTPEGDLYLSLTIPSLIVATFGGGTGLPTQRECLEVLDCYGRGKVNKLAEIIGAVALAGEISLGAAISSSDWVSSHEKYGRNR from the coding sequence TTACAGATAAGCGAGATCAAGATAAATAAGAAGGGTATTCCCCTTGGAAAGGTTATGCTTGATTTTGGAAAGGGAAAAGTGATGCCCATTACTGAGTTGACCAAAAAACAGCCACAGCTTTTTCCTCTAAGGCATGTGATTAGAGTTTTTGTTGATGGTGTGGAGTTGGAAGATGGCAAGCATAAAATAGAGATTCTATTTCAGGTAAAGAAGCATGGTAAACTCCATCTTAAAGTAGAAGACAGTATCTCCTCAGGCGATGAGCACCTTGTGCGTATTCCTAGGAATGATTTAGATGATTATAACCCAAAGATCATAAAAGAACGTCAAAATTTTATAAATAGCCTAACTGAGTCGGAGCTCAAGCATATTTTTAGCTATTCCTTTGACCCTACTCTCACACAAGGTAACTGTGAGAACTTTACAGGAGTAGCACAAGTTCCATTGGGTTTTGCCGGTCCTATTAATATTAATGGAGAGCATGCCAAAGGGGAATTTGTAGTACCTCTTGCTACCTCTGAAGGAACATTGGTTGCTTCATATAACAGAGGGATAAAAGTGGTTAATTTGTGTGGTGGTGTAAAAGTTACTGTAGTAGCTGATGCTATGCAGCGAGCACCGGTTTTTGTGTTTGAAGATGCTCGGCAGTGCAAGGCTTTTGTGGATTGGGTAAATGAAAATATGGATGAAATCAGAGACCATGCAGAAGCCACTTCTTCGATAGCAAAACTGCTGTATGTAGATCCATATCTTACCAATAAATTTGTGTACCTAAGGTTTAATTACTCAACAGGAGATGCGGCTGGACAGAATATGGTGGGCAGGGCAACTTTTGCAGCATGTAGCTGGATTTTGGATCATTATGAACACCCTGTTAGCAACTTTTACCTCGAGTCTAATTTTGCAACCGATAAAAAAGCATCACAGATAAACGTGATGAGGACAAGGGGCAAAAGAGTGATAGCCGAAGCAACAATTAAACGTGATGTGCTAATCCAACAAATGAGAGTGGAACCTTCACAGCTCAACTATCACTCAAATATTTCTACACTAGGCGCATTTTTTTGCGGGGCAAATAACAACGGTGCCCATTCCCCAAATGCTATCACGGCTATTTTTATAGCGACAGGGCAAGATGTAGCAAATGTAGCGGAGTCTTCGGCAGGTATTTTTTATAGCGAGGTAACTCCTGAAGGAGATTTGTATCTCTCACTTACCATCCCATCGTTAATTGTGGCCACTTTTGGTGGGGGGACAGGTTTGCCAACCCAGCGCGAATGCCTAGAAGTTTTAGACTGTTATGGAAGAGGTAAGGTGAATAAATTGGCTGAAATTATTGGTGCGGTTGCCTTAGCTGGGGAAATTTCGCTAGGGGCAGCTATTTCCTCCTCCGATTGGGTTTCTAGTCATGAAAAATACGGTAGAAATAGATGA